The following coding sequences are from one Pelecanus crispus isolate bPelCri1 chromosome 15, bPelCri1.pri, whole genome shotgun sequence window:
- the RER1 gene encoding protein RER1, with translation MSEGDSIGESVHGKPSVVYRFFSRLGQIYQSWLDKSTPYTAVRWIVTLGLSFIYMIRVYLLQGWYIVTYALGIYHLNLFIAFLSPKVDPSLMEDSDDGPSLPTRQNEEFRPFIRRLPEFKFWHSATKGILVAMACTFFEAFNVPVFWPILVMYFIMLFCITMKRQIKHMIKYRYIPFTHGKRKYKGKEDVGKTFAS, from the exons ATGTCAGAAGGGGACAGTATTGGTGAGTCTGTTCATGGAAAGCCTTCTGTGGTCTATAGATTTTTCTCCAGACTTGGACAG ATCTACCAATCCTGGTTAGACAAATCTACTCCATATACTGCAGTGCGATGGATTGTAACTTTGGGTCTGAGTTTTATCTACATGATTAGAGTTTATTTACTGCAG GGTTGGTACATTGTGACATATGCCTTGGGAATCTACCATCTAAATCTCTTCATAGCTTTCTTGTCGCCAAAGGTAGACCCCTCTTTAATGGAAGATTCAG atgatGGTCCTTCCTTACCTACAAGGCAAAATGAAGAATTTCGGCCTTTCATTAGAAGGCTCCCAGAGTTTAAATTCTG GCACTCTGCCACTAAAGGAATCCTGGTTGCTATGGCATGTACATTCTTCGAGGCTTTCAACGTTCCTGTTTTTTGGCCTATCCTTGTGATGTACTTCATTATGCTATTTTGTATCACTATGAAGAGGCAAATCAAG CACATGATAAAGTACAGATATATACCCTTCACACACGGCAAGAGGAAAtacaaagggaaagaagatgTGGGAAAGACCTTTGCTAGCTAG